In Nocardioides bizhenqiangii, the DNA window TCTTGATCAGCGGCTCGAGCTCCGCGGGCAGCACAGAGGTGTTCGCGGCCACGTTGTCGGTGTCGTTGATCGGTACTGTGCTTCCGAAGATGCGAACGTCCGAGACAGCCACACTGCCTGTCCTGTCGTCGCACTCCACGTGAAGCGTGTCGACGGACGCCAGTTCGGCGAACGTCCCACCGCCGATGACCAGGCAGAGGTCGCGAAGGTTGCCGGGCGTGGCGATGAGCTCCTGGAGGTTCCCGGGCAACTGGTCGAAGATCTGCTCGTCGACGTCGGGCGCGGGTTCCGGGGGGAGCTGGTCGCACGCACCCTTGATCTGCTGCAATGCGGTTCGCAGCTCCTCAGGGAGCTGGTCAAGGCCACTGCCAAGGGTGAGGTCGGTGACCTCTGCCGTGGCCCGGTCGTCCTCCGCGGTCACCGTCAAGACGCCGCCGGCAGCCAGTTGTTCGAGCTCGGCAGGCAGCTCACCGCCGGCGCTGCGAGGACCCTCTGGGAACTTGGCAGCCGGCTCCCCGGGCGACCCGCCCAGCGAGAAACCGTATGCCGACGAGCGCGACTGATGGTCGCCGCTGGCGCTTGGGACGCCCAGCATCATCGTGGCGGCAGTGGCCAGCGCGACGCAGGCGATACCAGCCTTGGCGTGGATCTTCATTTTCTTCCTCCGGTGCAGGTGCAGTTGCCCCGCTAGTTGTCATCGATGAGCACCAAGGTGCCGAGCGGCACTTGGGCGAGCTGTTCCAATGCGTCGTCAGGCACGCGGATGCAGCCGTGACTGACTGCGTTGCCGAAGACGGAGTCGTCGGGCCACCCGTGGATTGCGACCGTGCCCGGCCCCCCGCCGTAGCTGTCGAGCGTGTCGCTGTGCGACCCCAGCGGCAGGATCACCGGTGAGTACGACTGTTCGGCGTCCACGATGGAGCCGAGCAGGAAGGTGCGGCCCGTGGGCGTCGGTGTTTCCGCGGTGCCGACCGCGACCGGCCAATGACCCAGGAGTTCGCCATCCCTGAAGAGCTCCAGCTCGCGGGAGCCCACGTGGACGCGGATCAGGTACGGCGTGCGCGCCTGCTCCACGGAGCTGGTCTTGAGCCACCCCGTCGAGCCGTTGGGCCGCGAGGGTAGGAGTACCTGCACCCAGCCCGGTCGGCGGTCGATCACCGGCAGCCAGGTCTCGCCCATCTGGTTCGGTGTCACCTTGGCGAAGGGACGACCGTCCAGCTCGGCGTACACGGGAAGCGTGCGCTTCGGATGTACGACGTCACCCGCCGTGGTCGCCCGCGGCTCGGTGTCCCGCGGTGCACGGGGGAGCCTCGCCTTGGTCGTCGAGGCGACCAGCTTCGTGACGTCCACCTCGGCGGCACCCGATCGTGGAGAGCCGGGTCGATCGGAGTCGGGAGACAGCAGGAAAGCAGCGGCGATCGCGCCCACGGAGGCGACCGCGACGAGCGTGGCCAGGCGTGAGCCCCAGCCGCTCACGACGCTGCCAGGCGAACTGCCGGACTCCACTGCATTGCTTTTCGGCACGAGCTTCCCACTCCCTACCGATACAACGACCCAATGCCGAATGGGTCATGTTGTCGTTCCCGGATCGGAGACTCCGCCCGCTGGCGGCTCGGGGGATCCGACTCCGGAACCATTCGCCCGAAGCGGCCCCTGGCCCGGCACGTGGGGCTCGACCCCCGAAGACCGCCGGGCATTCCGCTCGGCGAGGATGGAACCGTGAGCGCTGCCGCATCCGACATCGACGTCGCCCTGACCGCCGCCGACGCCGGCGCGGCGGTCGTCAGAGCCGCGTACGGCACCCGGCCCGTCCGGCACGCCAAGTCCGATCGTGACTTCGCGACCGACGCCGACCTCGATGCCGAGCGCGCGATCCTCGACGTCCTGACGAAGGAGCGCCCCGGTGACCGCGTCCTGGGCGAGGAGACCGGCGAGTCGGGCGGCTCGGGAGCGCGCCGGTGGCTGGTCGACCCGTTGTGCGGCACCCTCAACTTTGCTGCGCA includes these proteins:
- a CDS encoding L,D-transpeptidase, with amino-acid sequence MESGSSPGSVVSGWGSRLATLVAVASVGAIAAAFLLSPDSDRPGSPRSGAAEVDVTKLVASTTKARLPRAPRDTEPRATTAGDVVHPKRTLPVYAELDGRPFAKVTPNQMGETWLPVIDRRPGWVQVLLPSRPNGSTGWLKTSSVEQARTPYLIRVHVGSRELELFRDGELLGHWPVAVGTAETPTPTGRTFLLGSIVDAEQSYSPVILPLGSHSDTLDSYGGGPGTVAIHGWPDDSVFGNAVSHGCIRVPDDALEQLAQVPLGTLVLIDDN